The Cinclus cinclus chromosome Z, bCinCin1.1, whole genome shotgun sequence genome contains the following window.
CAACTTATGTTAGATGAGTCACTTCCTACACATAAATTAATTCTCTTGCCTGCTGCCCACAAGgtgatgtattttaaaaaaggcactTACTTTATTTCTAAGTTCTCCTTTTCCAACTAAAGGCACATACCAAATGAGAAGTTCCCACAGTCTGACCATCAAATTCAGGGAGAGGTGACAACTGccctgctgtatgaaaaagtGGCCAGGGAAGAGCTATTCTGAGATTGGACcaaaaaagcagataaaatacatatttcactGTAAGTACAGCAAGTTTTCCTGCAgatgtataaatataaacataGCACATGTTTACATGCCTTTCTGAATGGAAACCTCAATGACTTTCCTTTCTGGAGCTGGCATCATTGGATTTCACAGtactttaaaagaaagatgACAGAATGTGTTCCTTGGGTTTGCTCTTGTCCTTGCCCTCAAAACTGAGCCACAGCAGCAAGGAGGGAACACTATGGCAAAGACCACCCGACATGACATaggaattcctgcagcagggagagtccctctgagcacagctggctgGGAAGGGTCAGCCTTTGATCTGCATCCAGCTGAGATCTTTGTCTGGAACTTTCTCATTTCTGATTACCTGTATGATAACTCATAAAACATTGTATCAGCAACATTTCATTCAAATTTTGGGATAAACACGTAAGGACATagaaaagagtaattttcttCAGTGTACCCAATGTTTCATAAAGCCAGAGTAGAGGAATTATTTCCAATCTTAAGTTTTGTTAGTGGTAGCCAGAGAAGTCATTACCTTGCAAATTATTTATTACTCAGTGGCTCCAAAAATAACAGACTCTCCCAAGAATGCAAAACAAGAAAGTAGAAACTTCTGCACTCATGGCTAGTCTCATTACCAGGCTCATGCACATGACAACTTTGTTTCATATAAATGGTATGTATAattttattagaaagaaatattattttgatgTTAAGACACCAAATTATAAGCAGAAGGATAATAAAGAAGttgttattttataaatattagaaatatatttaatggGAACATTTGCAAGAGTGTGTAGTGATGAGAAAATTCTAATTGTTAATGGGTTTAACAAAAtcacaaataatgaaaaatgttttctttcaacaCTCTGCCAAATACATAAAGGTTTAGTCTTTCTTGCAAAGCTGTAGTTCTGACACAGAAGAATTCCTGTATAGGCTGGCTAAATTaggaaaatgagaggaaaattgATTGTAAATGAAATTATGGTAATGCCTATTAGCATCACAGCTTGCATAGACTTCCCCCTGGAAGTATTTCAGAGTTAATGTACCAAGTCCCAGAGCAGCAACAAAAGGTGGGGTGGGGTCCAATTCTCTgttaatttcacatttttaaaaatctgtatgttTGTTCCTTCTACACATTCCAAAAACTATACTGTTCACTTTATTTATATATGAAATACTAAAATGTGTATAAGATGACTGTGATTTTATGATGTATTCATAATaacaaagatattttttcttactCTGTTGGTAGCTGTTTTTTTGTTACACATTGTCCTTTCTCTGCCACACAGTGGTGTTGCCTGGAAGAAACAGATGGCAGGAAATCTCCTTAGGCTGCCTTCTAGCATTTTTCTTGGAGCTGAACAGCACTGTAATAATTCTTTGACTCTGAGGCATGAGCTCCTGCAAGCTAAGGTGGGTTTCTCTCTTTGTGAGAATAAAGCACACAGCCACCTTTGCTCTGCGGGTGGATGGTTGCTCCTGTACCACATCAGGGCTACATGAAGCTGAATCCAGCAGCCCCACCCCATGCTGTCGGCTGTGCACATCTTCTGCACAGCTCAGGGATGGGATACGGGGGCCCAGAGCTCTCTGGAATCCCACCACCAGTaatgggggaaagggggaataACACATAGGCTCCATCAGGCCTTGCCTGCTTCTCGCATGCATCCGGTCGAGCCCCTCCCTTCAGCTCCAGGAACATCCTGCAGGCTGTGTCCGACAGCTGAGGGTCAGCAAGGAGCCCATCttgctccttccttcctgcagagcccacGGTGCCTGCCCAAATTGGCTGTCATGTCTGGCAGGATCCTACTCCACCACCAGGATCCAGGATCCCCGATATGCTGATAAATGTGTAAacaaagtaaaatggaaagtgtaAGTGTATATAAATCATAGTGAaacattggggggggggggggggggggagggaggggaagcaaaaaaagaaaaagttggaATAGTCGTAATAACAACTGCCTTCGGTTTTAGAAAGTAGATAGTAGAAACAAAATGTTAAAGGCAAAAATCTATGGTTTGCAGACCTAGGAATGAAAAGGTAGACAGAAGAGCTCTTGGTCGTACTGGGGATCCCGTGATTGTATGAGGATAACAGAACAGAACTCATGTTCTTGACACGTCCATGTGAGGAATCCATGGAAGGCAGAATCTCAGTTACTTGATGTGTGCATTTGGGGAAAGCCAGATGGTAGTTGTATGACATGATGCAGTCCTTTTACTCGTAACCAGTTACACGGAGGTGTATTAAagacagacattttaaaatctgcctGTTTAATTAACTTACATCCGAGAGTTTTAAAAAGAACTAACATAGGGCCGCCGGGACACTGGATCGCGGAGGCGCGGCTCCTTCGCTCCCGCTTGCCATCTCTCCGCTCCGGCGGGTCTGTGCCGGCTCCCCGTCCCGGTCAGACGTCCCGGTACGCGGCTGCGGGCTGAACGCCGTGAGgaagagcagtgacagcagggcGATGTGATCCCGTCCCTCTATTCAGCATGGAGCGCTCTGGGCTCCTGAGCGCAAGAGAGACGTGCAGAGAGAGACCCTAGAGCGGCTCCAGCTGAGGGTGACAAAATTAAAAGGCTGGAGTATCTCTTATGAGAAAAGACTGCGCGAGCTGGGTTTGCTCAGCCTCCAGAGGAGATGACTGCGAGGGGACCTCATCGATGTCCCTCAGTGTCTCCAGGGAGGGGTCAGACgatggaccaggctctgctcgGCGGTGCCGAGCAGCAGAACACAAGGGCAGAAACTGGTGCGCAGGAAGTTCCTCTTGAACAAGAGGAAGAACTTCTCTACTGCTCGGGTGACCGAGCACTGAAACAGATTTCCCGGAGAGGCTGCGGAGTCTGCCTTATCCGCGATACTCAAGAACTGCACGGACGCATTCCAGTGCGGTGTGCTCCAGGACGACCCTgttggagcagggaggttgaACCAGATGTCCTGCCGTGGTGCCTTTCCAACCTGACCCGTTCCGGGATTCTGTGGCTGTGACTACATTTCCCGACGCGCAGCTCGGCGCCCGGGCGCTGCCGGGAGGCGGTGGCGGCAGCCGGGGCGGTCTGTCGGTCTGTCGGTCGGCGGGATGCGGCTGTCGGTGGCGGCCGCCATCTCTCATGGCCGCGTGTACCGGCGGTTCGGGCTCAGCCCGCGGTCGCGCCTGGACCTGCTGCGGAACCTGGTGACAGCGCTGGTGCGGCATGAGCGCATCGAGACGCCCTGGGCGCGGGCCGACGAGATGCGCGGCTACGCCGAGCGGGTGAGCGGCAGCACCGGGTCGggtcgggccgggccgggcctggccgggccggggggcggCGGGCAGCCGAAGCACCCTGACCCGCCGATCTCCTTCCTGACCCGCCGCTCTCCTTCCTGACCCGCCGCTCTCCTTCCTCCCCGCAGCTCATCGACTACGCCAAGCGGGGGGACGAGGACGAGCGCGCCATGCGCATGGCGGATTTCTGGCTGACCGTAAGTACCCCCCAGCCCCGCATCCGTCCCGGCCCGCCGCGGAGCCGGGGCTGAGCGTGCCGCCCCGCAGGAGAAGGATCTCATCCACAAGCTGTTCAAAGTGCTGGCGCCCCGCTTCCAGCCGCACCCCGGCAGCTACACGCGGCTGCTGCAGATCCCCAGCCGGGACGGGCTGGACCGCGCTAAGATGGCGGTGATCGAGCTGAAGGGGAACCCGCTCCCGCCGCTCGTCCGCCCGCGCCGCGGCTCCGACAAGACGCTGCTGAACCAGCTGCTCAAGGGATACCGGCAGGACGCGCAGAGGGCGGCCGCCGCCCGCGGCACTCCCGTCTAGGGTTCCCCCCGTGCCCTGAGCAAGGTCCGGGGGAGCTGCCCACGCACCAGCCCCGGGTGCTGTCCTGAGGCACGGGGAGGGAAAGGTGTGGTAAGAGAGCCGGGAGGGTGATGGAAGTTGCCGTGGCAAGGGTTGAATTTACTGGCTGCTTCGAGTGGTTTGAGTAGAGActcagcaggagaaggaaatcAAGCTAGGAGCCCTGATGATTGATATTTTCTGTGTAAATAAACTTTGTTCAGAAAgtctgtttgttttgtatttgagTTGTATTTGGAGAATTATTTAGGTCAGACAAGACCTTTGATGTTATAAAATCCAACctatgaccaaacaccaccttgtcaGCCAGACCATGATGGCACttagtgccacatccagtctttatTTTTGCACTTCCAGAGACcatgactccaccacctcctgAGCAGTTCTattcaccctttctgtgaagaaattcttcctaatgtaTTACATAAGCATCCCCTGACTCATACCTTATTCCAGAAAAATGGGTTTGCTCACAGTGTGTTCTGGGAGCCAGTGTTCAGCATTTCAGGACAGGAAAATAGTTCTGCTGTTTAAAAAGTGCTGAATGCAAATAGGATTGTAACACTGAGCTAAGTCCTATAAAGAGACAACCAAAGCAACTTATTATGGGGGTGGTAACATAGGCATGAATCATAGTAACATTAGAAGAGCTTGAGAGGCAGGATTGCAAGGTATCTCTGTATAAATCTGTTAGAGCGAAAAGGGGGAGTAGCCGAGCTTTCTCAAAGAGATACAACCACTAAGCAATAAGAATCCAAAACTGTTCACTTTGCCTTTAATTTCAGGTACAGCAAGGACTTGAAAGTCCTGGCTGTAACTTTGaagtgaaaaaacccaaaccaacccaaatgTAGAATCACAGGATAGAATACCCAGTTGGAAAGGACTTCAAGAACACCTGCCCCAACTTTTCTTGACAAAACACGGTGGAACCAGTGTGGCTTCCTAAAACATTGTTGCATTTCTTCCTCCCAAGTTTCACAAACTTAAGAGATTTAAAGTAGTGGCCCAGTGTAGCAAGTTAATTGTATGGAAAGACAAAGAACCCCCATTATGTATTCTCTTTTTGAGACACTTGTCTCACACAGCATCAGTTCTGTTTTAATAAACACCAATGAGAAATTAAAGATGGGTGGTACTGcttaaggaagaagaaaaaacagtcaAACTGCTATGAGGTCAGTGTTCAGACAGACATTATGTTTCTTATACCCTTGAAATTGTTCTCTTTGCAGTTGATCATATTCAAAGAGATTTTCTGAACCAAACTTGGACAACTTCTACATGATTAAAAGTCTATGCTGAGGCtttaacaaaatacaaaaatacctttaaaaacacatttaatgaAGGAAAACAAGTCACATTCTCATCTGCTTGATCTTAAGTTAATAATGAGTTTACTAAAGTGCAAAAATCTAGAAGTTTCTAAGCCAAATTGGGGAAAATCCTTGATACatgttgtggtttgttttttttttttaatgtacaaatgctttttttgcaGTATGTATATGAATATTAGGGTGGCTAACAAAGCATTCATCATCTCACAAACACAGTATGTACTCCTTCTCAATTCAGTGCTGCTAATTGCCCGCGAACATTTTATAAGATTATGGAAACTTCTGCTGTGAGGGTGATTGTCCTGCTAGTCTGTCTTGTACTCTGGTGGGTCAGGCTTTCAGCTGCCTGTAGAAGAAGACAAAGGGGAGATTCACATTTAATATGGAAAATATGTCCTTATTTCTTTGTGTCCTGGCTGCTAGCATCAGGCTGCCTCCATCATCCTTATAACCACACACCGGTCCAATGGCCAATTCTGTGTCATCTCCTACCTCTGGAACATGCATACCTACCTGACTGCAGCTTTGAGACTCCGGTACCAGTCATTGATCTCTTGTTGGTTGCTGGACATCAACAGCAGTGTCTTGTGTGGAAAGGAAAGCTGAAAGACAAACACAATCTGTGGCATCCCTTGCCAAGACAGCAACAGCAGTAGAAGGAAAATCATCACCACTAAATTCAGTCCCTGCATGCTGattttcatccttttccttcccagacagaaaaaatttaatattGGGCAAAGCCAGATTGTGTACAGTACAGAACAAGTGCCAGTCTTGTCCATTGTTTCCAGTAGTAGTTGACTGCTCACTTTGACCTGTTTGGAGGCAAGCAATTAAAATTCTTAGCAGCTCATCCTCCAGTTTTCTACCATATTCCAAGCTGTCCCTAGGGGTCCTTCCACTACCATCATCTACAGGTCACAGCTTTCTCGAAGAGTTCTTTGTCATAGCTCACAAGATAAGAGCTAACACAGCCCCAGGTGCAACCTTGGAAGAACAGACCTTGAAACCCCTACAGAAAACACTGGTCTCTGTCAAGGAATATGCAGCCCTCAGGGAGTTAGAAGCACAACATCTGTTGTAATAACATCCATATCTTTTTCACTCTGTTTTTCTACATGTTTTCTGAAGTTAGTAATCCTACATATTCATTGTCACATGGCTGTGGGGCTGCCCCCCCAAACCTGTGGCTCTGATGAGAGTATGCCAAGTTCTAGTGGAGCCTCTTTACCTGAACTAAGTGAAGCAACCAGCAGCCTGTAACCTCAGAGTGTGCAGGAGGCTCTATGCCATGAAAGGAAAAGTACCTGCATCATTCAAGAAGGGAAGGGTTGTCCTAACTAAGGCTTGTTCACTGCATTTTGTCACCACTGTCATCATCTTGGTCCCACTGCTGCTGAGACAGCTTCCAGGTCTGACTCCACTGGCACttctgcctggcacagctgggaagaCTTACACTGAGGAGACCTCCCTGGCTCCATGTGTGACCAAACACTTTATCCACTGAGCACTGCTGGAGTGGGTAAACAGCCTGGCAGGACAGTTTGTTGGAGTTCAGCAGGTGCAGTGGATGGCAGGGCTTTGCTGCAATGAGGATATCAGAGAACAGGAAGAACATCCTGCGCTTCAGTTCTTCTCCCTTGGAAGGCACCACCAAAAGCCAACCTTCCCGGATATACCAGCGCCCTGGGCATGCCAGAAACAGAGACAGCTGTGAGATATGagggagggcaggcaggaaTAAAAAGTAAAGGATGTAATGAGACAAACAGGAATACAGGTTGAGCCACCTTTGTAGGCTGCCCCGCTCTACATCAATTCCAGCCACTAGAAGGCACTTAGGTGTCAGCTGGGTCCAGCCTAACAGCACAGATAACACCCGTGCAGAAGCAGTAACCAGCCCAAAACATTCAatgtgtgaggagcagctgaagttgTTACAGATCTGCTACGTTAATAAAGAGTATATTATCATATGCAAGTCTGTTTAAAGTGAGCAGAACAAAAACACAGTTTGAGAACAGTATGCATGCCTTTAAATTAACATAAGCTTtcaaaaaaacaacatgaaTTATCTTAAATAGTGTTGCCCTGTTGTTTGTCATTAGTGGTATAAAGGAAGCTAGCTTCAGCATTGAaatcttattattttttacttgttttgtttgtgtgtgccctaattaaataaataaactcaaaaaaacctccccccaaacaaaccaaaaccatatTTCACAGGTCTTCTAACTAAATACGGACCTATAGTAGCCAAGAGATTACAGATTGCAGGTTACTGTTCTAAAGAGAAGGaatgaaaggaaatagaaaacaaGAAAGGTCTGAATAGGCAACCATATCAACCTCTCTTGCAGAACAGAGTCCAGTGTCATCCACCTGTGAAATTAATTGTGAtaagaggaaaggaaagcaggaggaaaataatcaaaacaaTTTGATAAGCCTAGCTATAAgcaacaattttaaaaaattaataatgaaataattaaagcATGACTTCTTACTAAGATAATTGTGGAAGATAATCATCAACTCATGGGAGTTATGAGGACACCTGCCAGTAagattatttataaaaatgtgaagtcATAACAAGGTATTGCCACCTGATCTTGTTTAGAAAACATCTGCTAGGGAATTTCAGCCACTTTTTTCATGCCTTAGCTTCTGCATAAGCTAttaaatacctttaaaaaaataaaaaaaaaaaacaaacaaaaacacagagtTGTTTTCTTCATACACTGTGTCTTATTAGAATGCTACAGTcacaaaacaaagaagcaaGTAAATTACTGCTTAGCTTATTCCACTGGAACAACTCTTATCTGAATACGAAACTGAGGAAGAGAAGGGTGAGGCACAGAAATCAatccagatttaaaaaaaaaaaaaatacacacagaagAAAGGTGTCAGAAGCATGGGGCTGGACTGGGAGCTGTTTTCCTCAGGATTTGCTGTGATCAGACTCACAGGCATACAATCTGATCCGGACTGTACTGGAAGTCTTGGAATATAGATCCATGTCCAGGATTCCCAGGTGTACGAGTTCTAGGAAATTGTTGTGAAAGAAGGGCAAGAAAATACCCCTGGGGAAGCTCTGAATGACAGAACAATGTGCTCATTTA
Protein-coding sequences here:
- the MRPL17 gene encoding large ribosomal subunit protein bL17m, with the translated sequence MRLSVAAAISHGRVYRRFGLSPRSRLDLLRNLVTALVRHERIETPWARADEMRGYAERLIDYAKRGDEDERAMRMADFWLTEKDLIHKLFKVLAPRFQPHPGSYTRLLQIPSRDGLDRAKMAVIELKGNPLPPLVRPRRGSDKTLLNQLLKGYRQDAQRAAAARGTPV